One Staphylococcus simiae genomic region harbors:
- the gdpS gene encoding GGDEF domain-containing protein GdpS: MFEAFIYNISVIVAGIYLFHRLQYSENKRMVFSKGYVTVLMTIVSLLLSVYPIPYRGEYLIHLTFVPLLFLGRYTNMVYTLSATVIVSIVEIVVFDNSIMYGVTLLVIAAVTSAIGPFLKQNDIIALLILNVITIIILFGIALVSPLYSLNEVIILIPMSLIITLASAITFVDIWHFFSLVNRYENEDKYDYLTGLGNVKEFDRHLNEVSRKAEQDNQSIALLLIDIDGFKDVNDTYSHKSGDAVLKQMSQLLKNYVPTQFKIFRNGGEEFSVVIAGYTLDQSVRLAENIRSGVEKSSFHLPDKEVIKLSVSIGVGYLTADDPKSQRKVFKDADDMVHVAKNEGRNKVMFNPIIQL, translated from the coding sequence ATGTTCGAAGCTTTCATTTATAATATATCTGTTATTGTCGCTGGTATATATTTATTTCACAGATTACAGTATTCCGAAAATAAACGCATGGTTTTCTCAAAAGGATATGTAACTGTTCTCATGACAATTGTTTCATTATTATTATCAGTATACCCTATTCCATATAGAGGTGAGTACTTAATACATTTAACATTTGTTCCGTTATTATTTTTAGGTCGTTACACTAATATGGTATATACACTATCTGCAACGGTTATTGTATCCATTGTTGAAATTGTTGTCTTTGACAATTCAATTATGTATGGCGTTACTTTACTTGTTATTGCAGCAGTAACTAGTGCTATTGGACCATTTTTAAAACAAAATGATATTATTGCGTTACTCATTCTTAATGTTATTACAATAATTATATTATTTGGAATTGCACTTGTCAGTCCTTTATATAGTTTAAATGAAGTGATAATTTTAATTCCAATGTCACTAATTATAACTTTAGCTTCTGCAATCACTTTTGTAGACATTTGGCATTTTTTCTCATTAGTCAATCGCTATGAAAATGAAGATAAGTACGATTACTTAACCGGTTTAGGTAATGTTAAAGAATTTGATCGTCATTTAAATGAGGTATCTCGTAAGGCTGAACAAGACAACCAAAGTATCGCATTATTATTAATTGATATCGACGGCTTTAAAGATGTCAACGATACATACTCACACAAATCAGGTGATGCAGTATTAAAACAAATGTCACAACTATTAAAAAATTATGTACCAACTCAATTTAAGATTTTCAGAAATGGTGGCGAAGAATTTTCAGTTGTTATCGCAGGTTATACTTTAGATCAAAGTGTTAGACTTGCTGAAAATATTCGTTCTGGAGTAGAAAAATCATCATTCCACCTTCCAGATAAAGAAGTCATTAAATTATCAGTATCAATTGGTGTCGGTTATTTAACTGCTGACGACCCAAAATCACAACGTAAAGTTTTTAAAGATGCTGATGATATGGTACATGTAGCAAAAAATGAAGGACGAAACAAAGTAATGTTTAATCCAATCATTCAACTGTAA
- a CDS encoding glycosyltransferase family 4 protein, whose product MVTLLLIAVTMIVSLIITPIVIAISKRLNLVDKPNFRKVHTKPISMMGGTVILFSFLIGIWIGKPIESEVKPLIIGAIIMYLLGLIDDIYDLKPYIKLAGQIVAALVVAFYGVTIDFISLPMGATIHFGFLSVPITVIWIVAITNAINLIDGLDGLASGVSAIGLMTIGFIAILQANIFITMICCVLLGSLLGFLFYNFHPAKIFLGDSGALMIGFIIGFLSLLGFKNITIIALFFPIVILAVPFIDTLFAMIRRVKKGQHIMQADKSHLHHKLLALGYTHRQTVLLIYSISILFSLSSIILYVSPPIGVIFMFILIIFSIELIVEFTGLIDNNYRPILNLISRKTNNKTHQYKE is encoded by the coding sequence ATGGTTACATTACTCCTTATTGCTGTAACAATGATTGTAAGTTTAATTATAACACCAATCGTTATTGCAATTTCAAAGCGTTTAAATTTAGTAGATAAACCAAATTTTCGAAAAGTACATACTAAACCTATATCAATGATGGGTGGTACAGTGATTTTATTTTCTTTTTTAATTGGCATTTGGATTGGCAAGCCTATTGAATCAGAAGTTAAACCCCTTATCATTGGGGCAATCATTATGTATTTATTAGGTCTCATCGATGATATATATGATTTAAAACCATATATTAAATTAGCTGGCCAAATCGTTGCTGCTTTAGTGGTTGCATTTTATGGTGTAACGATTGATTTTATTTCATTACCCATGGGTGCGACGATACATTTTGGCTTTTTAAGTGTTCCAATTACTGTTATTTGGATTGTAGCTATTACAAACGCTATTAATTTGATTGATGGACTAGATGGTCTTGCCTCCGGAGTTTCAGCAATTGGATTAATGACTATAGGATTTATTGCGATTTTACAAGCTAATATCTTTATAACAATGATTTGTTGTGTCTTACTTGGATCATTATTAGGATTTTTATTTTATAATTTTCACCCTGCAAAAATATTTCTTGGAGATAGTGGGGCGTTAATGATTGGCTTTATAATAGGGTTTTTATCATTATTAGGTTTTAAAAACATTACAATCATTGCTTTATTCTTCCCGATAGTCATCTTAGCAGTGCCTTTTATCGATACTTTATTTGCTATGATTCGTAGAGTTAAAAAAGGACAACATATTATGCAAGCAGATAAGTCACACTTGCATCATAAGTTGTTAGCGTTAGGTTATACACATAGACAAACAGTATTGTTAATTTATTCCATATCTATATTGTTTAGTTTGTCTAGTATCATTCTTTATGTTTCTCCTCCAATTGGAGTTATCTTTATGTTTATTTTGATTATTTTTTCAATTGAACTTATTGTCGAATTTACTGGCTTAATTGATAATAATTATAGACCGATTTTGAATTTAATTAGCCGTAAAACAAACAACAAAACACATCAATATAAAGAATAA
- a CDS encoding YigZ family protein, with protein sequence MTKHIITIKQEHTIENVINKSRFIAHIKPVQSEDEAKDFINTIKAEHKDATHNCSAYTVGPEMNIQKANDDGEPTGTAGIPMLDILKKLDIHDACVVVTRYFGGIKLGGGGLIRAYSGAVRDVIYDSGRVELREAIPCIVTLNYDQTGKFEYELASTSFLLRNQSYTDKVSYHIDVVKSDYEDFINFLNKITAGNYDLIEEDPKLLPFDIPTT encoded by the coding sequence ATGACAAAACATATTATTACAATTAAACAAGAACATACAATAGAAAATGTAATTAATAAGTCTAGATTTATTGCTCATATTAAACCTGTACAATCTGAAGATGAAGCAAAAGATTTTATTAACACCATTAAAGCAGAACATAAAGATGCAACACATAACTGTTCTGCTTATACAGTTGGTCCTGAAATGAATATTCAAAAAGCTAATGACGATGGTGAGCCAACTGGTACTGCAGGTATTCCTATGCTCGACATTTTAAAAAAGTTAGACATACATGATGCTTGTGTCGTCGTCACAAGATATTTTGGTGGTATTAAATTAGGTGGTGGCGGCTTAATTCGTGCATATAGCGGTGCTGTTAGAGACGTTATTTACGATAGTGGTCGTGTTGAATTGCGTGAAGCTATTCCTTGTATCGTGACTTTAAATTACGATCAAACTGGTAAATTTGAATATGAACTTGCTTCAACTTCATTTTTATTAAGAAATCAAAGTTATACTGATAAAGTCAGTTATCATATCGATGTTGTTAAAAGTGATTATGAAGACTTCATCAATTTCTTAAATAAAATTACTGCAGGAAATTATGATTTAATTGAAGAAGATCCTAAATTATTACCGTTTGATATTCCTACAACATAG
- the fakB1 gene encoding fatty acid kinase binding subunit FakB1, which produces MKIAVMTDSTSYLSQELIDKYNIPIAPLSVTFDNGENFTEKTDINMDDFYSQMSNSQTIPTTSQPAIGEWLSNYESLREQGYSDIIVVCLSSGISGSFQSAKQAGDMVDGINIHAFDSKLATMMEGCYVLRAIEMVEQGYEPQQIIDDLLDMRNNTGAYLIVDDLKNLQKSGRITGAQAWVGTLLKMKPVLKFDDGKIVPDEKVRTKKRAIQALENKILDIVKDYDEVTLFVINGDHFEDGQALYKKLQSECPNNYQVAYSEFGPVVAAHLGSGGLGLGYVGRKIRLT; this is translated from the coding sequence ATGAAGATTGCTGTAATGACTGATTCTACAAGCTATCTGTCGCAAGAGTTAATAGATAAATATAATATTCCGATAGCACCTTTGAGCGTGACTTTTGATAATGGTGAAAATTTCACTGAAAAAACTGATATAAATATGGACGATTTTTATAGTCAAATGTCAAATTCGCAAACAATACCAACAACAAGTCAACCTGCCATTGGAGAATGGTTATCTAATTATGAATCATTAAGAGAACAAGGCTATTCTGATATTATTGTCGTGTGCCTATCTAGTGGTATTAGTGGAAGTTTTCAGTCTGCTAAGCAAGCTGGTGATATGGTTGATGGTATTAATATCCATGCATTTGATAGTAAGCTTGCAACGATGATGGAAGGGTGCTATGTGTTACGTGCAATTGAAATGGTCGAACAAGGATATGAGCCACAACAAATTATTGATGATTTATTAGATATGCGCAATAATACAGGCGCTTATTTAATTGTTGATGATTTGAAGAACCTTCAAAAAAGTGGACGCATCACAGGTGCACAAGCCTGGGTTGGAACTTTATTGAAAATGAAACCTGTACTTAAATTTGACGATGGTAAAATTGTACCTGATGAAAAAGTACGTACTAAAAAACGTGCCATTCAAGCGCTAGAAAATAAAATTTTAGATATTGTTAAAGATTATGATGAAGTTACTTTGTTTGTAATTAATGGTGATCATTTTGAAGATGGTCAAGCACTATATAAAAAATTACAATCTGAATGTCCAAATAACTATCAAGTTGCATATTCAGAATTTGGACCAGTAGTAGCAGCACATTTAGGTTCTGGTGGATTAGGTTTAGGTTATGTAGGAAGAAAAATTAGGTTAACGTAA
- a CDS encoding DEAD/DEAH box helicase family protein: MDNVTHYRRIQSVNVSSKACYDLAFELSEQQQYASNIIVEAVKIRQTVLLYAVTGAGKTEMMFKGIQQARQNGDNVAIVSPRVDVVIEISQRIKEAFKDEEIDILHQQSQQQFNGHFIIATVHQLYRFKGHFDVVFIDEVDAFPLSMDASLQQTIKSATKTTCTIIYMTATPPKQLLRNIPTNNIVKLPARFHRQPLLLPSFKYFKLTPNKRQTLLLNMIMQQIRSQRFTLVFFNNIDTMITTYQTYQQILNNLTYVYSSDAFRFEKVERLRKGDYQVLFTTTILERGFTMSKLDVIVIDSHTFNEAALIQIAGRVGRKLQSTSGHVWFLHQGVTLEMLRAKRNIAMMNKLARQKGWLDE, translated from the coding sequence ATGGATAATGTAACACATTATCGACGCATTCAAAGTGTCAATGTCTCATCTAAAGCGTGTTATGATCTAGCATTCGAGTTATCTGAACAACAACAATATGCTTCAAATATAATTGTGGAAGCTGTTAAGATAAGGCAAACTGTTCTATTATATGCAGTTACAGGAGCTGGCAAAACTGAAATGATGTTTAAAGGGATACAGCAAGCAAGACAAAATGGAGACAATGTTGCTATAGTATCTCCAAGAGTTGATGTGGTGATTGAAATTAGCCAACGTATTAAAGAAGCATTTAAAGATGAAGAAATAGACATTTTGCATCAACAGTCGCAACAACAATTTAATGGACATTTTATTATTGCAACAGTACATCAATTGTATCGCTTTAAAGGTCATTTTGATGTAGTGTTTATTGATGAAGTAGATGCTTTTCCTTTATCAATGGATGCTTCATTACAACAGACGATTAAGAGCGCTACTAAAACAACATGCACAATTATTTATATGACTGCAACACCTCCCAAGCAGTTATTGCGTAACATTCCGACAAACAATATAGTTAAATTACCTGCGCGTTTTCATAGACAACCATTACTACTCCCTTCTTTTAAATATTTCAAATTAACTCCAAACAAAAGACAAACTTTATTATTAAACATGATCATGCAACAAATTCGAAGTCAACGTTTTACATTAGTTTTCTTTAACAATATAGATACTATGATTACAACGTATCAAACTTATCAACAAATATTGAACAATTTAACTTATGTTTATAGTTCTGATGCTTTTCGTTTTGAAAAAGTAGAACGATTGAGAAAAGGTGACTATCAAGTTTTATTTACGACTACAATATTGGAACGAGGCTTTACCATGTCTAAGCTAGATGTTATTGTCATCGATTCACATACTTTTAATGAAGCGGCATTAATTCAAATTGCAGGTAGAGTAGGTAGGAAATTACAATCTACTAGTGGGCATGTTTGGTTTTTACATCAAGGTGTAACTTTAGAAATGCTTAGAGCTAAAAGAAATATTGCTATGATGAATAAATTGGCACGTCAAAAAGGGTGGTTAGATGAATAA
- a CDS encoding ComF family protein: protein MNKCLVCNAKIPVQYDVYHFFTATKTLCDTCQQQLLEIKINNNSKRCLKCLKILDHEELECQDCAFLSRHFTLMDQLYCNFEYTGIMKDIIHQFKFLKDQYLCQLLAELIQLPSTSYDLIVPIPSSNERDRQRTFNPIREVLKAKGIHYDNILCAKYRPKQYNLTKYQRMTMDNPFTIDDNIDLTDKEILLVDDIYTTGLTIHHAGCKLYDKNIRKFKVFAFAR from the coding sequence ATGAATAAATGTTTAGTTTGTAACGCTAAAATACCAGTTCAATATGATGTTTATCATTTTTTTACAGCTACGAAGACATTATGTGATACATGTCAACAACAGTTGTTGGAAATAAAAATTAACAACAATAGCAAGCGATGTTTGAAATGTTTGAAAATATTGGACCATGAAGAACTAGAGTGCCAAGATTGTGCATTTTTATCACGACACTTCACATTAATGGACCAACTGTATTGTAACTTTGAATATACAGGTATTATGAAAGACATTATACATCAGTTTAAATTTTTAAAAGATCAATATTTATGTCAACTTTTAGCAGAACTCATTCAACTTCCGTCTACATCATATGATTTAATAGTACCAATTCCATCTTCAAATGAACGAGATAGACAAAGGACATTTAATCCAATTAGAGAAGTACTGAAAGCTAAAGGTATTCATTATGATAATATTCTTTGTGCTAAATATAGACCTAAACAGTATAATTTAACAAAGTATCAACGTATGACAATGGACAATCCATTTACGATTGATGATAATATCGACTTAACCGACAAGGAAATATTGCTCGTTGATGATATTTATACAACAGGATTAACGATTCATCACGCAGGGTGTAAATTATACGATAAAAATATCAGAAAATTCAAAGTGTTTGCGTTTGCACGATAG
- the hpf gene encoding ribosome hibernation-promoting factor, HPF/YfiA family, whose translation MIRFEIHGDNLTITDAIRNYIEEKIGKLERYFNDVPNAVAHVKVKTYSNSATKIEVTIPLKNVTLRAEERNDDLYAGIDLINSKLERQVRKYKTRINRKSRDRGDQEVFVAELQEAPADNEASDDNDIEIIRSKEFSLKPMDSEEAVLQMNLLGHDFYVFTDRETDGTSIVYRRKDGKYGLIQTTEQ comes from the coding sequence ATGATTAGATTTGAAATTCATGGAGATAACCTCACTATCACAGATGCAATTCGCAACTATATTGAGGAAAAAATTGGTAAATTGGAGCGTTATTTTAATGACGTACCAAATGCAGTAGCACACGTGAAAGTTAAAACGTATTCAAACTCAGCAACTAAAATTGAAGTAACAATTCCTTTAAAAAATGTAACATTAAGAGCTGAAGAACGTAACGATGATTTATATGCAGGTATTGATTTAATTAATAGTAAACTTGAAAGACAAGTTAGAAAATATAAAACTCGAATCAATCGTAAGAGTCGTGATCGTGGGGACCAAGAAGTATTTGTCGCTGAACTTCAAGAAGCACCAGCAGACAATGAGGCTTCTGACGATAATGACATCGAAATTATTCGTTCTAAAGAATTCAGTTTGAAACCAATGGATTCTGAAGAAGCAGTACTACAAATGAATTTATTAGGCCATGATTTCTATGTCTTTACAGATAGAGAAACAGATGGTACAAGTATTGTTTATCGTCGTAAAGATGGTAAATATGGACTTATTCAAACAACAGAACAATAA
- the secA gene encoding preprotein translocase subunit SecA, translated as MGFLSKVLDGNNKEIKKLGKTADKVLALEEKTALLTDEEIRNKTKEFQDELSQIEDVKKQNDYLDKILPEAYALVREGSKRVFNMSPYRVQIMGGIAIHKGDIAEMRTGEGKTLTATMPTYLNALAGRGVHVITVNEYLSSVQSEEMAELYNFLGLTVGLNLNSKTTEEKREAYAQDITYSTNNELGFDYLRDNMVNYAEDRVMRPLHFAIIDEVDSILIDEARTPLIISGEAEKSTSLYTQANVFAKMLKLDEDYKYDEKTKAVHLTEQGADKAERMFKVDNLYDVQNVDVISHINTALRAHVTLQRDVDYMVVDGEVLIVDQFTGRTMPGRRFSEGLHQAIEAKEGVQIQNESKTMASITFQNYFRMYNKLAGMTGTAKTEEEEFRNIYNMTVTQIPTNKPIQRKDKSDLIYISQKGKFDAVVEDVVEKHKAGQPVLLGTVAVETSEYISNLLKKRGVRHDVLNAKNHEREAEIVAGAGQKGAVTIATNMAGRGTDIKLGEGVEELGGLAVIGTERHESRRIDDQLRGRSGRQGDRGDSRFYLSLQDELMIRFGSERLQKMMSRLGLDDSTPIESKMVSRAVESAQKRVEGNNFDARKRILEYDEVLRKQREIIYNERNSIIDNEDSSQVVDAMLRSTLQRSINYYINTEDDDIEYQPFIDYVNDIFLQEGELTETEIKGKDAEDIFEIVWAKIEQAYNSQKDILGEQMNEFERMILLRSIDSHWTDHIDTMDQLRQGIHLRSYAQQNPLRDYQNEGHELFDIMMQNIEEDTCKYILKSVVQVEDDIEREKTTEFGEAKHVSAEYGKEKVKAQPIVKGDQVGRNDPCPCGSGKKYKNCHGQ; from the coding sequence ATGGGATTTTTATCAAAAGTTCTTGATGGCAATAATAAAGAAATAAAAAAATTAGGAAAAACTGCTGATAAAGTACTTGCGTTAGAGGAAAAAACAGCACTTTTAACTGATGAAGAAATTCGCAATAAAACAAAAGAGTTTCAAGACGAATTATCACAAATAGAGGATGTTAAAAAACAGAATGACTATTTAGATAAGATTTTACCAGAAGCTTATGCTTTAGTAAGAGAAGGATCTAAACGTGTCTTTAATATGTCTCCGTATAGAGTACAAATCATGGGTGGTATCGCTATTCATAAAGGTGATATCGCTGAAATGAGAACTGGTGAAGGTAAAACTTTGACAGCAACAATGCCTACATATTTAAATGCATTAGCTGGTAGAGGTGTACATGTTATTACAGTCAATGAATATTTGTCTAGTGTACAAAGTGAAGAAATGGCTGAATTATATAATTTCTTAGGATTGACAGTAGGCTTGAACTTAAATAGTAAAACGACTGAAGAAAAACGTGAAGCATATGCACAAGATATTACTTATAGTACAAATAATGAATTAGGTTTTGATTACCTACGAGACAATATGGTTAATTACGCAGAAGATCGTGTAATGAGACCGTTACATTTTGCTATAATCGATGAAGTTGACTCTATTTTAATTGATGAAGCTCGTACACCATTAATCATTTCTGGTGAAGCTGAAAAATCCACATCACTTTATACTCAAGCTAATGTGTTTGCTAAAATGCTAAAACTTGATGAAGATTATAAATATGATGAAAAAACAAAAGCTGTTCATTTAACTGAACAAGGTGCAGATAAAGCAGAGCGTATGTTTAAAGTAGATAACTTATATGACGTACAAAATGTAGATGTTATTAGCCATATTAATACAGCATTAAGAGCACATGTGACATTACAAAGAGATGTCGATTATATGGTAGTTGATGGTGAAGTATTAATTGTAGACCAGTTTACTGGACGTACAATGCCAGGACGTCGATTCTCTGAAGGGTTACACCAAGCTATTGAAGCAAAAGAAGGTGTCCAAATTCAAAATGAATCTAAAACGATGGCATCAATTACATTCCAAAATTACTTCAGAATGTATAATAAATTAGCAGGTATGACTGGTACAGCGAAGACTGAAGAAGAAGAATTTAGAAATATATACAATATGACTGTAACTCAAATTCCTACAAATAAACCGATACAACGTAAAGATAAATCTGATTTAATTTATATTAGTCAAAAAGGTAAATTTGATGCAGTAGTTGAAGATGTAGTTGAAAAACACAAAGCTGGTCAACCAGTATTACTAGGTACTGTAGCAGTTGAAACTTCTGAATATATTTCCAATCTACTTAAAAAACGTGGCGTACGTCATGATGTATTAAATGCCAAAAACCATGAACGTGAAGCTGAGATTGTTGCGGGAGCAGGACAAAAAGGTGCTGTTACTATTGCGACTAACATGGCTGGTCGTGGTACAGATATCAAACTTGGTGAAGGTGTAGAAGAATTAGGTGGCTTAGCTGTTATTGGTACAGAACGACACGAATCACGACGTATTGATGATCAGTTACGTGGACGCTCAGGACGTCAAGGTGACCGCGGAGATAGCCGTTTCTACTTATCATTGCAAGATGAATTGATGATTCGTTTTGGATCAGAACGACTACAAAAAATGATGAGTAGATTAGGATTAGATGACTCTACGCCAATTGAATCTAAAATGGTTTCTAGAGCTGTTGAATCAGCACAAAAACGTGTAGAAGGTAATAACTTTGATGCTCGTAAACGTATATTAGAATATGATGAAGTATTACGTAAACAACGTGAAATTATCTATAATGAACGTAATAGTATTATCGATAATGAAGATAGTTCACAAGTTGTAGACGCAATGTTACGTTCAACTTTACAACGTAGTATTAATTATTACATTAATACTGAAGATGATGACATTGAGTATCAACCGTTTATCGATTATGTTAATGACATTTTCTTACAAGAAGGCGAGTTAACTGAAACTGAAATAAAAGGTAAAGATGCAGAAGATATCTTTGAAATTGTATGGGCTAAAATTGAACAAGCGTACAATAGTCAAAAAGACATTTTAGGTGAACAAATGAATGAATTTGAACGTATGATTTTATTACGTTCCATTGATAGCCATTGGACAGATCATATCGATACTATGGATCAATTACGTCAAGGTATACACTTACGTTCATATGCACAACAAAATCCATTACGTGATTACCAAAATGAAGGACATGAATTGTTTGATATCATGATGCAAAATATTGAAGAAGATACTTGTAAGTATATTCTTAAATCAGTTGTGCAAGTAGAAGATGATATCGAACGTGAAAAGACTACTGAATTTGGAGAAGCAAAACATGTCTCTGCCGAATATGGTAAAGAAAAAGTAAAAGCGCAACCAATTGTTAAAGGTGATCAAGTAGGTAGAAACGATCCTTGCCCATGTGGAAGCGGTAAAAAATATAAAAATTGTCATGGTCAATAA
- the prfB gene encoding peptide chain release factor 2 (programmed frameshift), protein MELSEIKRNIDKYNQDLTQIRGSLDLDNKKTNIQEYEEMMSEPNFWDDQNKAQEIIDKNNAIKSVVSGYEQLQNNVDDMEATWELLQEEFDEDMKQDLEQEVNQFKAQVDKFELQLLLDGPHDSNNAILELHPGAGGTESQDWANMLLRMYQRYCEQKGFKVETVDYLPGDEAGIKSVTLLIKGHNAYGYLKAEKGVHRLVRISPFDSSGRRHTSFASCDVIPDFNNDEIEIEINPDDITVDTFRASGAGGQHINKTESAIRITHHPSGIVVNNQNERSQIKNREAAMKMLKSKLYQLKLEEQEREMAEIRGEQKEIGWGSQIRSYVFHPYSMVKDHRTNEETGKVDAVMDGDIGPFIEAYLRQEMSTN, encoded by the exons ATGGAACTATCTGAAATCAAACGTAATATAGATAAATATAATCAAGATTTAACACAAATTAGGGGGTCTCTT GACCTAGATAATAAAAAAACAAATATACAAGAATATGAAGAAATGATGTCGGAACCTAATTTTTGGGATGACCAAAATAAAGCTCAAGAAATTATAGATAAAAATAATGCAATTAAGTCAGTAGTTTCTGGATATGAACAATTACAAAATAACGTAGATGATATGGAAGCTACGTGGGAGTTGCTACAAGAAGAGTTTGATGAAGATATGAAACAAGATCTTGAGCAAGAAGTTAATCAATTTAAAGCTCAAGTTGATAAATTTGAATTACAACTTTTACTGGATGGACCACATGACAGTAATAATGCGATTTTAGAATTACATCCAGGTGCAGGTGGTACTGAATCTCAAGATTGGGCTAATATGCTATTAAGAATGTATCAAAGGTATTGTGAGCAAAAAGGATTCAAAGTCGAAACAGTAGATTATCTTCCTGGAGATGAAGCAGGTATTAAAAGTGTTACGTTATTAATTAAAGGACATAATGCCTACGGTTATTTAAAAGCTGAAAAGGGTGTACATAGATTAGTTAGAATATCCCCATTTGATTCTTCAGGTCGTCGACATACATCATTTGCATCATGTGATGTGATACCTGATTTTAATAATGATGAAATAGAAATAGAGATTAATCCAGATGATATTACGGTTGATACCTTTAGAGCTTCAGGTGCGGGTGGTCAGCATATTAATAAAACAGAATCAGCAATACGTATTACCCACCATCCATCTGGTATTGTAGTCAATAACCAAAATGAACGTTCACAAATCAAGAACCGTGAAGCAGCAATGAAAATGTTAAAGTCTAAACTCTATCAATTAAAATTAGAAGAGCAAGAGCGTGAGATGGCCGAAATAAGAGGAGAACAAAAAGAAATTGGCTGGGGAAGTCAAATACGTTCATATGTATTCCATCCATATTCTATGGTGAAAGATCACAGAACGAATGAGGAAACTGGGAAAGTAGATGCAGTTATGGATGGAGATATTGGACCTTTTATTGAAGCTTATTTAAGACAAGAAATGTCTACGAATTAA
- a CDS encoding COG3942 and LysM peptidoglycan-binding domain-containing protein: MKKTLTMTISSVIAFLALNNVAHAEQGETTTQPIQHNVVSQTEVQAPTQYTVVPGDTLYQIALNHHLTLNQLYAYNPGVTPLIFPGDIISLVPQQGNQVQTKTITQAVSYKATPQSSNNVSYNQSAPTQTVSTQHYNKSVTNSGNLYAYGNCTYYAFDRRAELGRSIGSLWGNANNWSYAAANAGFKVNRTPEVGAIFQTTAGPYGHVGVVESVNPNGSITVSEMNYAGFNVKSTRTINDLSQYKFIH, from the coding sequence GTGAAGAAAACTCTTACTATGACTATTTCGTCAGTAATCGCTTTTTTAGCATTAAATAATGTAGCACATGCAGAACAAGGAGAAACAACAACACAACCAATCCAACATAATGTTGTTTCTCAGACAGAAGTTCAAGCACCAACTCAATATACAGTAGTACCTGGAGATACTTTATATCAAATCGCTTTAAATCATCATTTAACATTAAATCAATTATATGCATATAATCCTGGAGTAACACCATTAATTTTCCCAGGAGATATTATTTCACTTGTACCACAACAAGGTAACCAAGTACAAACTAAGACAATAACTCAAGCAGTATCTTATAAAGCTACACCACAAAGTTCAAATAATGTTTCATACAATCAAAGTGCACCAACTCAAACAGTATCAACACAACATTATAATAAATCAGTTACTAATTCAGGTAATTTATATGCATATGGTAACTGTACATACTATGCGTTTGATCGTCGCGCTGAATTAGGTCGTAGCATTGGAAGTTTATGGGGTAATGCGAATAACTGGAGCTATGCAGCAGCAAATGCAGGTTTCAAAGTAAACAGAACACCTGAAGTAGGTGCTATTTTCCAAACTACAGCTGGACCATACGGTCATGTAGGTGTTGTTGAATCAGTAAATCCAAATGGTTCAATTACAGTATCTGAAATGAACTATGCAGGCTTTAATGTTAAATCTACTAGAACAATTAACGATCTTAGTCAATATAAATTTATTCATTAA